The Microbacterium sp. W4I20 genome segment GGTACATCGACGACGACAACTGGGCGGCAGGCGGCTCTCCGCACGGCACGAACAACCAGGGTGAGCTGCAGGCAGTGCTCGAGCTCCTCCGGGCGACGGCCGGCACCGACGAGAAGCTGCACATCTGGTGCGACAGCCGCTATGTGATCGACTCCGTGACGAAGTGGATGCCGGGCTGGAAGCGCAAGGGGTGGCGCAAGTCCGACGGTGGCCCCGTGCTCAACCGCGACCTGCTCGAGGGCATCGACGAAGCGATGCGCGGTCGCGACGTGCAGTTCTCGTGGGTCAAGGGGCACGCCGGCGATGACCTGAACGAGGCGGCCGACGAGCGCGCCAACGCGGCGGCGACCGCCTACAAGAACAAGCAGGAGCCGCGCCGCGGTCCGGGGTTCACGCGAGCGACCGGCGGCGGGGCCGCCGTCGCAGCCTCCGCACCGGTCGCAGCGGGCGCCTCGCCCTCGAGAGCCGGGACCCCGGCATCCGGGACCTCGACATCCGGGGCCTCGGCATCCGCGCCCGCCGGATCAGGGCAGACCGGATCAGGGCAGACCAGCACCCCCATAA includes the following:
- a CDS encoding ribonuclease H; this translates as MTITAAADGSALGNPGPNGWAWYIDDDNWAAGGSPHGTNNQGELQAVLELLRATAGTDEKLHIWCDSRYVIDSVTKWMPGWKRKGWRKSDGGPVLNRDLLEGIDEAMRGRDVQFSWVKGHAGDDLNEAADERANAAATAYKNKQEPRRGPGFTRATGGGAAVAASAPVAAGASPSRAGTPASGTSTSGASASAPAGSGQTGSGQTSTPITPPAQLWAEASDLLDGLDAPFASDAPRESDPIELRIPLTPDEHARLRDRAEAQGISLEEALRRLI